The DNA segment CCGCGACCGCAAGGTCTCGGCGGCTCTGCGGGCCTACGCGGCGATGGCGACCAGCGCGGACAAGGGCGCGGTGCGTGACGTCACCAAGCTCGGCTGAACGACCGTGACCGACAGGGGCCGCCTCCGACGAGGCGGCCCCTTCGCACGTCACCAGGCCGAGGGATCACGTCCGTCGACGGTGAAGACGGTGCCGTCGGGGGCGGTGGCGTAGAGGTGGCCGTCGGCGAGCAGGGGTGCGGGCAGATCGGCGGTGAGCTCGTCCGAGTGCGCGCCCAGCCGTGGCGGAGTCTGACCCAGGAGGCGTCCGTCGCCGGCGTCGACGGCGAGCAGACGGCCGTCGGCGGCCGAGAAGTACACGTGGTCACCCGAGGCCACCGGGGCCGAGCCGCGGCTCACGGACGTCTGCAGACTCCACAGCCGTTTGCCGGTGGCGACGTCGAAGGCTTCCAGCGCCCCGTCGGTGGCCAGGAGGTAGACGACTCCGCCGTGCACACCGGCCTGGGGTGCCAGGCGCGGGACGGGAAGTGCGACCCGGCGCAGTGACTTCGAGGCCGGCGTGTAGCGAAGCACCCCCGTCGTGTCCCCGGTGGTGCTGTCGACGGACAGCAGGTACAGGGTGCCGTCCTGACTGCCGACAGGTCTCAGCGTCCCGTCCAGGCGCGCTCCCCAGCGTGCGGCACCGGTGGCCGGGTCCACGGCGGTGACGTCCGAGTGCGTTCCGTCTTCGGACGTGGTGACCGCGTACGCCAGCGGGTCGCCGGCGAACATGGCCAGGGAGGGCGTCCCCGTGCCGGAGATCCGCCGGTGCCACCTCTCGTCGCCGGACCCGCCGTCGAGACCGGTCACCGATCCGTCGGGGTCGGCGAGGAGGAGCGTGCCGCCGGCGAGGAGCGTGCCCCCGTGCGCGGGTATGTCCCGCGACCAGCGGGTCCGGCCCGACACGGGATCGAGCGTCTCCACACGGCGGTCCCCGTCCACCGGCAGCCGAAGCAGACCGTCGGCCAGGACCGGCGTGCCGCTGGTGCGTTCCCCGGCGACGGACCGCCGCCACAGGGGAGTCCCGTCCGTCGCGTCGAGGGCGAAGGCCAGCCCGGAGCGGAAGCAGAACAACTTCCCGGAGCCGTAGGAGCATCGGGGCATCCCCGAGCCTTCACCGGCCGGGTTCGCCCGCCAGGGTGCGAACCCGGCCGGGGCGCTCCGCACGCCGGCCCTCGGCACCGGAGCGTCGCTGTCGCCGAGCCACTGCACCATGGCCGTCGCACCGCTCACGACAAGGGCGAATACCCCGGCGCCGAGCGCCACGTTTCTGCGGAGACGGCGGCCCGGCCGTCGTGGGGGCGCCGCACCAGGTGACTCCTGCGCCGGCGCGTCCTTCCTCTCCGGCGCGCCCTTCCTCGTCCGCTGCTCCGGTATGAACGCCTGTGTGTCGTACAACGCCGCCACCGACCGGAGTTCCCGCATCAGCTCGTCCGGGGTCGGCCGGTCCTCCGGCTCCTTGGCGAGGCAGCGCAGCACCAGGGGCGCGAGGCTCTCGGGCATTCCGGTCAGGTCGGGCTCGTCATGGACGACCTGGTACGCGACGACGTACGGACTGTCGGAGTCGAACGGCCCCCGCCCGGTCGCCGCGTGCACCATCAGCGACCCGAGCGCGAAGATGTCGGCGGCGGGCCCGACCTCCCTCGGCCGCCGGAACTGCTCGGGTGCCATGAAGGGGGGCGTGCCGATCAGCTTGCCGGTCTCGGTGCGCAGTTCGCTGTTCTTGGGCCGGGAGATGCCGAAGTCGATGACCTTCGGTCCGTCCTCGGCGAGCAGCACGTTGCCCGGCTTCAGATCGCGGTGGACGACTCCGACGCGATGGATGTCGCGCAGCGCCTCCGCGAGCCCGGCCATCAGCCGGCGCAACCGGGCAGGCTCCATGGGGCCGTTGTCCTTGATCTGGTCGGACAGCGTCGGCCCCGGAATGAACAGTGTGGCCATCCAGGGCCGCCCGGCCTCCGGGTCGGCGTCGACGACGGGCGCGGTGAACGCGCCGCTCACCGTCCTGGCGGCGGCGACTTCCTGCCGGAACCGGCTTCTGAACTCGGGGTCCTTGGCGTACCCGGCATGGACGACCTTCACCGCGAGCTTCATCCCCGAGGCGCTGCGGGCCAGATGGACGACGCCCATGCCCCCGGAGCCCAGACGCGACTCCAGGCGGTAGTGACCGGCGTACTCCGGAAGTTCCGCTTCCGCGCTCGCTCCGGTGTTGCGCTGTGGCGCCATGAACCACCCCCGTGCTGTTCGTTCGCGCGCGCGACCCACGGAGCCTATTCGATGACCCGAGCGAGGCAGAGGAGGCTTGTCGGAGTGCCTGTGCGAGTTGTAAACACGTGTTTCACAGATCGTTTCGGGGGAATCAACGGGGCCCATGGCCGTCATGGGGATCAACGGGGAGGTCCGTCATGTCAGTTGAGCGTGCGGAGGAAGTGGTGGGTGCCGGGGAACCGGACGCGGCCGTACGGGGGGCGTCCGTGCGTACGTACCCGGTCGCCCCGGGGCTCCGCCTGAACGTCCGCAGCGGCCCGGGCACCAACTACGGCGTCGTCCGCCAGCTGCCGGAGGGGACCCGCGTCCCGGTCTTCTGCCAGACGCCGGGCACGACGGTGGCGGGGTACTACGGCACGTCGAACATCTGGGACAACATCGACAACGGCGAGTTCGTCTCGGACACCTACGTACAGACCGGCAGCGACGGCTATGTGGCCGACCGCTGCGCCCGATGATGCGCGAGTGGCAGGAGTGAGATGACTTTCCGGAAGAACAGGCCCGCTTTGCTCGCGGGTGCCGCAGGCGCCCTTCTCCTGGTGATGGGCTCGGCGACCGCCGCCGACGCGGCCACCACGACCCCGGCCACGGCGGGTGCGCCCACGGTCCGGTACTACCCGATCGCCCCGGGCGTCAGCGTGAACGTCCGCAGTGGCCCCGGCACCGGCTACAACATCACCCGCGTACTGCTCGAAGGCGCCATGGTCCCGGTGTACTGCCAGACGCCGGGCACGACGGTGTCGGGGTACTACGGCACGTCGAACATCTGGGACAACATCAGCAACGGCGAGTTCGTCTCGGACACCTACGTGCACACCGGCAGCGACGGCTACATCGCCGACCCCTGCGCCTGACCCCGCCCGGGGCTCGCGCCCGGCCGGAGCCATAATCGTCCCGTGAGCGACGAAACCGGCACCCCGGCCACCCCCGCGAGCCCCACGGTCGGCGGTGCGGCACAGGGCGCCGGCCCCCGCCCCGAGCCCCTGCGCTTCTTCGGTACGTCCTGGATGAACCACGACGACGGGTATGCGGCCCGCCGCGCCGGCGTGGCCGTCGGCTCCCTCGCCGCGGCGGCCGCCGCCTGCCTCGTCCTGGGCTTCGCCTACCAGGGACTCCAGATCGCCGACAGCGGCTCCTTCGTGACCGTCCTGGTCGTCGCCATGTTCGCGATCTGCAGCGCGCTCGCCTTCCGCAACACCTGGGAGGGCTTCGGCAAGCGCCACGACCCCCGGCGCCAGGCCTCCCTACGCGGCCTGCTCGCCATCGGCTTCGTCGGCTCCCTCCTCGCCTACTTCTTCCGCTCCCTCACCGAGGCGCCGGGCGAAAGGCTCCACCGCACGGAACACGAAAAGGCCCGCGAGGAATTCGAGCGCCGCTCCTCCCGCCGGACCGGCAATCCGTCGAAGCGGAAGCAGCAGCGAAAGCAGTAGGCAAGGCAGCGGCTGCGGAAGCAGCCAAAACGGTGGGGCGGAGAGAAAGCGGCGGGTAAAAGGGGAGACAAGGAGGGGCGGGCCTTCTGACAACCCGCTGCCCCTCCAGCCCCACCTCGCGCACCATGACGACATGACTGCGTTCGCCACCGCCTCCCCCGAGCCGCCGCGCGCCCTCCGCGCCCGTTCCTTCGACGCCGCCGCGGCCCAGTACGCCGCGAGCCGCCCCTCCTACCCGCCCGCCCTCTTCGACGCCGTCGAGGAACTGGCCGGGCGCCCCCTGGCCGGAGCGCGGGCCGTGGACGTCGGCGCCGGTACCGGTATCGCGACCGCACTGCTGGACGCGCGTGGCGCGGAGGTCCTCGCGGTCGAGCCCGGGGACGGCATGGCCGCCGAGTTCCGCCGCACGCTGCCCCACATCCCGATCGTCCGGGGCAACGGCAACGCCCTGCCCGTGGCCGACGCCCGCGCGGACTTCCTCACCTACGCCCAGGCCTGGCACTGGACCGAGCCGGCCCGCGCGGTGCCGGAGGCGCTGCGCGTCCTGCGGCCGGGCGGCGCGCTGGCCCTGTGGTGGAACACCCATGCCCTCGACGTCGAGTGGATCGCCGAGGCCACCGACCGCGCCGGCCGCTTCTTCGGCGTCGAGCTCGCCGCCGAGAAGAGCAAGGTCGCCCACCGCGTCGAGCACGCCGACCCCAGCGGCCGGCTCCGCTTCAGCCGCCGCACGGTCCGCTGGAGTCGGCGCGTCCCGATCGACACCCACCTCGCCAACGTCGGCAGCCACTCCCTCCTGCTCGTCACCCCCGAGGAACGCAGGGCCGCCTTCCTGGAAGCGGAGCGCGGCCATCTGCTGAAGGCCTTCCCGGACGGCGTCGTCGAGGAGACGTACGACGTCTTCCTGCTCGTGGCCACCAAGCCCTGACAAGCCCTGACAAGCCCTGACCCAGCCCCCCGACCCCCAGACCCCGTCACGCTCCCTCCAGCGGCGGCCCGGTTCCTGAACCCGGCCGCCGCCTTCGTGTACGGCGCACCGGGCCGACCCCCTTGACGGCGCCCACCCACCGGAACATTATTCATCGCATGATGAATTATATGCTCGGCCAACCCCACCCCCCGGCACCCGACGCCGTCCACGCCGACGGACTCACCGTCGTCCGCGGCCCCCGAACCGTCCTGCACGACCTCCACTTCACCGTCCCCCGCGGCCAGATCACCGGCCTGCTCGGCCCCTCCGGCTGCGGCAAGTCGACCCTGATGCGCTCCATCGTCGGCACCCAGGCGAAGGCCACCGGCACCCTCGACGTACTCGGCCGCCCCGCCGGCCACCCCACCCTGCGCAGCCGCATCGGCTACGTCACCCAGGCCCCCTCCGTCTACGACGACCTCACCGTCCGACAGAACCTCGACTACTTCGCCGCGATCCTCGACCCCGGCCGGGCCGCCGCCGAACGCCGGCACGATGTCGACCGGGTCCTCACCGACGTCGACCTCACCAGCCACGCCGACGCCCTCGCCGGCAACCTCTCCGGCGGTCAGCGAGGCCGCGTCTCCCTCGCCGTCGCCCTCCTCGGCAGCCCCGAACTCCTCGTCCTCGACGAGCCGACCGTCGGCCTCGATCCGGTCCTGCGCCGCGACCTGTGGGCCCTCTTCGACGACATCGCCGCCACCCGCGGCGCCACCCTCCTCGTCTCCTCGCACGTCATGGACGAGGCCGAGCGCTGCCACCGCCTCCTCCTCATGCGCGACGGCCGGATCCTCGCCGACGACACTCCCGAGGCCCTGCGCGCCCGCACCGGCACCGACACCGTCGAGGCCGCATTCCTGCACCTGGTCGACGAAGCGGCGGCCATGGAGGCAGGCGCCACGGAAACCGGCGCCACGGACCGCACCAAGGAGACGACGACCCGATGAGCACGACGACCCCCGCCACTCGCGCCGTGCCGACCGGCGCGTTCAACGCCTCGCGCACCACCGCCACCGCGGCCCGCGTCCTGCGCCAGCTCCGCCACGACCCGCGGACCATCGCGCTGATGATCCTCATCCCCTGTCTGATGCTGATCCTGCTGCGTTACGTCTTCGACGCCAGCCCGCGCACCTTCGACAACATCGGCGCCTCACTGCTCGGCGTCTTCCCGCTGATCACGATGTTCCTGGTCACCTCCATCGCCACCCTGCGCGAACGCACCTCGGGCACGCTCGAACGACTCCTCGCCATGCCCCTGGGCAAGGCCGACCTCATCGCCGGTTACGCCCTCGCCTTCGGCGCGGTCGCCGTCGTCCAGTCCGCCCTGGCCACAGGACTCGCGGTCTGGGTCCTCGGTCTCGACGTCACCGGCTCACCCTGGCTGCTGCTGCTCGTCGCCCTCCTCGACGCCCTGCTCGGCACGGCCCTCGGCCTCTTCGTCTCGGCCTTCGCCGCCTCCGAGTTCCAGGCGGTCCAGTTCATGCCGGCGGTGATCTTCCCCCAGCTCCTCCTCTGCGGACTCTTCACTCCCCGTTCCGCCATGCACCCGGCCCTGGAGGCGATCTCCGACGTCCTGCCGATGTCGTACGCCGTCGACGGCATGAACCAGGTCCTCCACCACACCGACGTGACCACGACCTTCGTCCGCGATGTCCTGATCGTGGCCGGCTGCGCGGTACTGGTGCTGGCCCTGGGCGCGGCCACCTTGCGCCGCCGCACGGTCTGACACCCGGGGGGTCCAGGGGGCACAGCCCCTGACGCCCTCACCGCCACCGGTCACCTGCCGACCGGCACGGTCAGTCGCCGTCCGTCCAGCGGACAATTCCTCCGCACCCCGTACCCCCGGTGCGAGGATGAGCCGCATGAGCCAGAAAGTCGCAGTCCTCGGCACAGGCAAGATCGGCGAAGCCCTGCTCAGCGGGATGATCCGGGGCGGCTGGGCCCCCGCGGACCTCCTGGTCACCGCCCGCCGCCCGGAACGCGCCGAAGAACTCCGCACCCGCTACGGAGTCACCCCGGCCACCAACGCCGAGGCCGCCAAGACCGCCGACACCCTGATCCTCACGGTCAAGCCCCAGGACATGGGCGCCCTCCTGGACGAGCTCGCCCCGCACGTCCCCGCCGACCGCCTGGTCATCAGCGGAGCCGCCGGCATCCCCACCTCCTTCGTCGAGGAGCGCCTCGCCGCGGGCACCCCGGTGGTCCGTGTCATGAC comes from the Streptomyces sp. NBC_00820 genome and includes:
- a CDS encoding serine/threonine-protein kinase; this translates as MAPQRNTGASAEAELPEYAGHYRLESRLGSGGMGVVHLARSASGMKLAVKVVHAGYAKDPEFRSRFRQEVAAARTVSGAFTAPVVDADPEAGRPWMATLFIPGPTLSDQIKDNGPMEPARLRRLMAGLAEALRDIHRVGVVHRDLKPGNVLLAEDGPKVIDFGISRPKNSELRTETGKLIGTPPFMAPEQFRRPREVGPAADIFALGSLMVHAATGRGPFDSDSPYVVAYQVVHDEPDLTGMPESLAPLVLRCLAKEPEDRPTPDELMRELRSVAALYDTQAFIPEQRTRKGAPERKDAPAQESPGAAPPRRPGRRLRRNVALGAGVFALVVSGATAMVQWLGDSDAPVPRAGVRSAPAGFAPWRANPAGEGSGMPRCSYGSGKLFCFRSGLAFALDATDGTPLWRRSVAGERTSGTPVLADGLLRLPVDGDRRVETLDPVSGRTRWSRDIPAHGGTLLAGGTLLLADPDGSVTGLDGGSGDERWHRRISGTGTPSLAMFAGDPLAYAVTTSEDGTHSDVTAVDPATGAARWGARLDGTLRPVGSQDGTLYLLSVDSTTGDTTGVLRYTPASKSLRRVALPVPRLAPQAGVHGGVVYLLATDGALEAFDVATGKRLWSLQTSVSRGSAPVASGDHVYFSAADGRLLAVDAGDGRLLGQTPPRLGAHSDELTADLPAPLLADGHLYATAPDGTVFTVDGRDPSAW
- a CDS encoding SH3 domain-containing protein — encoded protein: MSVERAEEVVGAGEPDAAVRGASVRTYPVAPGLRLNVRSGPGTNYGVVRQLPEGTRVPVFCQTPGTTVAGYYGTSNIWDNIDNGEFVSDTYVQTGSDGYVADRCAR
- a CDS encoding EamA/RhaT family transporter; its protein translation is MSDETGTPATPASPTVGGAAQGAGPRPEPLRFFGTSWMNHDDGYAARRAGVAVGSLAAAAAACLVLGFAYQGLQIADSGSFVTVLVVAMFAICSALAFRNTWEGFGKRHDPRRQASLRGLLAIGFVGSLLAYFFRSLTEAPGERLHRTEHEKAREEFERRSSRRTGNPSKRKQQRKQ
- a CDS encoding class I SAM-dependent methyltransferase encodes the protein MTAFATASPEPPRALRARSFDAAAAQYAASRPSYPPALFDAVEELAGRPLAGARAVDVGAGTGIATALLDARGAEVLAVEPGDGMAAEFRRTLPHIPIVRGNGNALPVADARADFLTYAQAWHWTEPARAVPEALRVLRPGGALALWWNTHALDVEWIAEATDRAGRFFGVELAAEKSKVAHRVEHADPSGRLRFSRRTVRWSRRVPIDTHLANVGSHSLLLVTPEERRAAFLEAERGHLLKAFPDGVVEETYDVFLLVATKP
- a CDS encoding ABC transporter ATP-binding protein gives rise to the protein MMNYMLGQPHPPAPDAVHADGLTVVRGPRTVLHDLHFTVPRGQITGLLGPSGCGKSTLMRSIVGTQAKATGTLDVLGRPAGHPTLRSRIGYVTQAPSVYDDLTVRQNLDYFAAILDPGRAAAERRHDVDRVLTDVDLTSHADALAGNLSGGQRGRVSLAVALLGSPELLVLDEPTVGLDPVLRRDLWALFDDIAATRGATLLVSSHVMDEAERCHRLLLMRDGRILADDTPEALRARTGTDTVEAAFLHLVDEAAAMEAGATETGATDRTKETTTR
- a CDS encoding ABC transporter permease produces the protein MSTTTPATRAVPTGAFNASRTTATAARVLRQLRHDPRTIALMILIPCLMLILLRYVFDASPRTFDNIGASLLGVFPLITMFLVTSIATLRERTSGTLERLLAMPLGKADLIAGYALAFGAVAVVQSALATGLAVWVLGLDVTGSPWLLLLVALLDALLGTALGLFVSAFAASEFQAVQFMPAVIFPQLLLCGLFTPRSAMHPALEAISDVLPMSYAVDGMNQVLHHTDVTTTFVRDVLIVAGCAVLVLALGAATLRRRTV